A DNA window from Shewanella baltica contains the following coding sequences:
- a CDS encoding GntR family transcriptional regulator, producing MLELLNVNPSSGEPIYKQLHEQVVRLIVGGQLQVDDVLPSVRQIAEYLAVNPMTVSRAIQQLVDQGWLERRRGQATKVALRTETMASGASMLEPQLDALLSQAKQLGVSLPELMQLINERWQD from the coding sequence ATGTTAGAACTTTTAAATGTCAACCCCAGTAGTGGTGAACCAATTTACAAGCAATTACACGAACAAGTCGTGCGTTTAATTGTGGGCGGTCAGCTACAAGTGGATGATGTCTTGCCCTCTGTGCGCCAGATTGCCGAGTATCTTGCGGTGAATCCTATGACTGTCTCCCGCGCGATTCAGCAGCTTGTCGATCAGGGGTGGCTCGAACGCCGCCGCGGCCAAGCGACAAAAGTCGCGCTGCGCACTGAGACTATGGCATCGGGGGCGAGCATGCTCGAACCCCAACTCGATGCTTTGTTGTCGCAGGCTAAACAGTTAGGCGTCAGCCTGCCCGAGTTAATGCAATTGATAAATGAACGCTGGCAAGACTAG
- the pbpC gene encoding penicillin-binding protein 1C: MRSVYLALVALAVILLGLRLWPAQPLSQLMPSSREVLAADGSLMRLTLATDGQYRLWQDLEDISPIMIKVMLLKEDRYFYYHPGVNPVALVRAILATYVGGDRQGASTLTMQLVRRVYDINSRTVSGKLEQILAAFWLEARYSKHELLEAYLNLAPMGGNIEGVGAASQIYFHKIAAELSLSEALSLAVMPQSPARRARFQADFQAARDRLALFWQQTYPDDPRNQGLLVLTALGAERNELPFKAPHFTRRQLRQDATIIHTTIEPKLQTLLELRIRQYVAGKRHLGVNNATALLIDTRDQAIKAWVGSADFFNPMIYGQVDGVVARRSPGSTLKPFLYALGLDQGIIHPQSIIKDAPTAFGSFEPENFDHRFTGPISAHDALIKSRNLPAVWLAGQLTRPNLYGFLRQAQILGLRGESHYGLALALGGGELTMMELGRLYLMLASEGRYYPLRERTDQPINPPSTQLLSPAASFLVLDMLKDNPRADGLPKQGWRVAWKTGTSWGFHDAWSAGVAGPYVLVVWVGNFDATPNAAFIGAEIAGPLFFSISDALQASLPSTADKALAQPSTVKKVNICAESGELPNLWCPKVVEGWFIPGVSPVKVSTLHRPVWVDNQTGMAVCPPYDTQTQHQEVFAFWPSDMASLFEQAGLPRKLAPQLPESCRNTIQLTSIDPVIRSPLRNVTYSLRQSHLNEHIALKADAASDASILYWFVGRDLIGQSLPKQTLEWRPSTAGDYKLSVTDDKGRSASLNLNVSILQ; this comes from the coding sequence ATGAGATCCGTTTATTTAGCCTTAGTCGCCCTAGCCGTCATATTGCTAGGGCTTAGACTTTGGCCTGCGCAGCCATTGAGCCAACTGATGCCCAGTTCACGTGAGGTGTTGGCTGCCGATGGCTCTTTAATGCGCCTGACCTTAGCCACTGATGGCCAATATCGACTCTGGCAAGATTTAGAGGATATCTCCCCCATCATGATTAAGGTCATGTTGTTAAAGGAAGATCGCTATTTCTATTATCACCCAGGTGTTAATCCAGTCGCATTAGTACGTGCCATATTAGCCACTTATGTTGGCGGTGATCGTCAAGGTGCCTCGACCCTGACTATGCAGTTAGTTCGTCGAGTTTATGATATTAACAGTCGCACTGTGTCGGGCAAATTAGAGCAGATCTTGGCGGCATTTTGGTTAGAGGCTCGTTATAGCAAGCATGAGCTATTAGAGGCTTATCTTAACCTCGCTCCCATGGGGGGCAATATCGAAGGGGTTGGTGCTGCAAGTCAGATTTATTTCCATAAAATCGCGGCTGAGTTGTCTTTGAGCGAAGCCTTGAGCTTAGCGGTTATGCCTCAGAGTCCAGCGCGTCGGGCTCGGTTTCAGGCAGACTTTCAAGCGGCGAGGGATAGGCTGGCGCTATTTTGGCAGCAGACCTATCCAGATGATCCTCGTAATCAAGGCTTGCTGGTGTTGACGGCCCTAGGGGCTGAACGCAACGAGCTGCCTTTTAAGGCGCCCCATTTTACGCGTCGACAACTACGCCAAGACGCGACCATTATTCACACGACAATAGAGCCTAAATTACAAACGCTGCTTGAACTGCGAATTCGTCAGTATGTTGCGGGTAAGCGCCATTTAGGCGTGAATAATGCCACAGCGCTATTGATCGATACCCGTGATCAGGCGATTAAGGCTTGGGTGGGGTCAGCTGATTTTTTTAATCCCATGATTTATGGTCAGGTTGATGGTGTTGTCGCCCGCCGCTCCCCGGGTTCGACTCTGAAACCCTTTCTCTATGCGTTAGGTTTAGATCAAGGAATTATTCATCCCCAAAGTATCATTAAAGATGCGCCTACCGCTTTTGGGAGTTTTGAACCGGAGAATTTCGACCATCGCTTCACGGGCCCTATTAGTGCCCACGATGCTTTGATCAAGAGCCGCAATCTACCTGCAGTGTGGTTGGCCGGACAGTTGACTCGTCCTAATTTGTACGGCTTTTTACGACAAGCCCAGATACTTGGCCTAAGGGGAGAAAGCCATTATGGGCTAGCACTTGCCTTAGGGGGTGGCGAGTTGACTATGATGGAACTTGGCAGACTCTACCTAATGCTAGCGAGTGAGGGACGTTACTATCCTTTACGGGAGAGGACAGATCAGCCCATTAATCCGCCGAGCACTCAGTTATTGAGTCCAGCTGCGAGCTTTCTTGTGTTGGATATGCTTAAAGACAATCCGCGCGCCGATGGTTTACCTAAGCAGGGCTGGCGTGTGGCTTGGAAGACGGGTACCTCTTGGGGATTCCATGATGCCTGGAGCGCTGGCGTCGCTGGCCCCTATGTATTGGTGGTCTGGGTAGGGAATTTCGATGCAACGCCGAATGCTGCTTTTATTGGTGCTGAAATAGCTGGGCCATTATTTTTTAGCATCAGTGATGCTTTGCAGGCAAGTCTGCCGAGTACCGCCGATAAAGCCTTAGCTCAACCCAGTACAGTGAAAAAAGTGAACATTTGCGCCGAATCAGGTGAGTTGCCTAACCTGTGGTGCCCTAAAGTGGTTGAGGGTTGGTTTATTCCCGGCGTCTCCCCCGTCAAAGTGTCTACGCTACATCGTCCTGTTTGGGTTGATAATCAAACGGGTATGGCAGTGTGTCCACCCTATGATACTCAAACCCAGCACCAAGAAGTCTTCGCTTTCTGGCCTTCGGACATGGCGAGTTTATTTGAGCAGGCGGGGTTACCACGTAAGTTAGCGCCACAGTTGCCCGAATCGTGTCGTAACACTATTCAGCTCACTAGCATAGATCCTGTTATTCGCTCCCCCCTGAGAAATGTCACTTATAGCTTGAGGCAAAGTCATTTAAATGAACATATTGCATTGAAAGCCGATGCTGCATCCGACGCGAGTATATTGTACTGGTTTGTTGGGCGGGATCTCATCGGCCAAAGCTTACCGAAACAGACCTTAGAGTGGCGGCCCTCGACGGCGGGTGACTATAAGTTATCTGTCACTGACGACAAGGGTCGTAGTGCGAGTTTGAATCTTAATGTCAGCATCTTGCAGTAA
- a CDS encoding AMP-dependent synthetase/ligase: protein MSLDQYHVIRLLQQQSESLKDAIALEGFEMAAPWYQVSWQAFDQISSKIAQVLIELGVQVQDRCVILAQNCPQWTCADVGTLKSRAVVVPIYPTSTVEQASFIVNDAAAKVIFVDDAKQYAMACELQSLCPSLEHVIVFDASVALAADKAEQHWHLDALLAGDAKAMKQEVELNQRLQAANLDDLLTLIYTSGTTGDPKGVMLDYRNMASTIRQHDQKLAFHSGDVSLAFLPLSHVFERSWSFYVLCRGGHNVYLQNTQRVKEAISAVRPHTLCVVPRFLEKVYSAVQDKVAKSADGRKKLFAWAMRVGQRQFEVGQGRAKGGLWLSLQWRLAHKLVYSKLQAVLGGRLKFMPCGGAALDVNVGSFFHAINIPVLCGYGMTETNATVTCNTLGNRVPGSNGQPLLETEIKLGKDDEILVRGATVMRGYYNRPEDTAAAFEDGWLKTGDAGRFDANGNLFITDRIKELMKTSNGKYIAPQRVEGAVGCCPFIEQVAIIADARNYVTALIVPAFESLEAWAKDKGLKYESPLELLRHSHVVEHFEQRLKQLQHELAGFEQIKKFTLLPEAFSMEAGLITPTLKLRRKMIYHKYAHEINAMYNN from the coding sequence ATGTCTCTCGATCAATATCATGTTATTCGACTATTACAGCAGCAGAGCGAGTCTTTAAAAGACGCGATAGCGCTGGAAGGTTTTGAAATGGCCGCTCCTTGGTATCAGGTGAGCTGGCAAGCCTTTGACCAAATTAGCAGTAAAATTGCACAAGTGTTGATCGAACTTGGCGTACAAGTGCAAGACCGTTGCGTTATTTTGGCGCAAAACTGCCCACAGTGGACTTGTGCCGATGTCGGTACACTTAAAAGTCGCGCCGTTGTGGTGCCGATTTACCCCACCAGTACCGTCGAGCAGGCGAGCTTTATCGTTAACGATGCGGCGGCGAAAGTCATTTTTGTCGACGATGCTAAACAATACGCTATGGCCTGCGAGCTTCAAAGCTTATGTCCAAGCCTAGAGCATGTGATTGTTTTTGATGCCAGCGTGGCACTTGCCGCTGACAAAGCTGAGCAGCATTGGCATTTAGATGCGCTGCTAGCGGGCGATGCGAAAGCGATGAAGCAAGAAGTTGAGCTTAACCAGCGTTTACAAGCGGCCAATCTTGATGATTTACTGACCCTCATTTATACCTCTGGCACCACGGGCGATCCTAAAGGCGTGATGCTGGATTACCGCAATATGGCCTCGACCATACGTCAACACGATCAAAAACTGGCTTTCCATTCTGGCGATGTGTCTTTGGCATTCTTGCCCTTGAGTCATGTATTTGAGCGCAGTTGGAGTTTTTACGTCTTGTGCCGTGGCGGTCATAACGTCTATTTGCAAAATACCCAAAGAGTGAAAGAGGCGATTAGCGCCGTGCGTCCGCATACCTTGTGTGTGGTGCCGCGTTTCCTCGAAAAAGTGTACAGCGCCGTACAAGATAAAGTCGCCAAATCTGCCGACGGTCGTAAGAAGTTGTTTGCGTGGGCTATGCGCGTTGGCCAACGCCAGTTCGAAGTCGGTCAAGGTCGTGCTAAGGGCGGATTATGGTTGTCGCTGCAATGGCGTTTGGCCCACAAACTTGTGTATAGCAAGCTACAAGCCGTGCTTGGCGGGCGTTTGAAGTTTATGCCCTGCGGTGGCGCGGCGTTAGATGTGAATGTCGGCAGCTTCTTCCATGCGATTAATATTCCTGTGCTGTGTGGTTACGGCATGACGGAAACCAACGCGACCGTGACTTGCAATACCTTAGGTAATCGAGTGCCAGGTTCTAATGGTCAACCTCTGCTGGAAACCGAAATCAAGCTAGGCAAGGACGATGAGATTTTAGTCCGCGGCGCGACTGTGATGCGTGGCTATTACAATCGACCAGAAGATACCGCCGCCGCCTTCGAAGACGGTTGGTTAAAAACCGGCGATGCTGGGCGTTTCGATGCGAACGGTAACTTATTTATTACTGACCGTATCAAAGAGTTAATGAAAACCTCTAACGGCAAATATATTGCGCCACAACGGGTTGAGGGTGCTGTGGGTTGTTGTCCTTTTATCGAGCAAGTGGCGATTATTGCCGATGCGCGTAACTATGTGACCGCCTTGATTGTGCCAGCGTTTGAGTCACTGGAAGCGTGGGCGAAGGACAAAGGGCTGAAGTATGAGTCGCCTTTAGAATTGCTACGCCATAGCCATGTGGTTGAACATTTTGAACAACGTCTCAAGCAGTTGCAGCATGAGCTGGCTGGCTTTGAACAGATTAAAAAGTTCACACTGTTGCCAGAAGCCTTCTCGATGGAAGCGGGGTTAATCACCCCAACGCTCAAGTTGCGCCGCAAGATGATTTATCATAAATACGCCCACGAAATTAATGCTATGTACAACAACTGA
- a CDS encoding ABC transporter ATP-binding protein — MDQACTPILEFSQVNKVFRGKGAGEKWALKDLSLTLSAGMVVGLLGQNGAGKSTLMRCALGVLMPDSGSIVTLGETPENLTSKAKERLGYVPQQPFGYEGFTIERALDLHRSFYPNWDMQLEQDWLVRFELDVTQQVQRLSVGQRQSLALIMAMAYRPELLILDEPVASLDPIVRRKFMVDLFDLALESGSAVLFSSHITSDIERVASHVALIKHGELVLFKEIDALREQVRLLTLAPETVLPESVTVLSRVGDSVLVDLGEHSALISGVLKNEALNLEQLFMELHR, encoded by the coding sequence ATGGACCAAGCGTGCACACCAATACTTGAATTTAGCCAAGTGAATAAAGTCTTTCGCGGTAAAGGCGCAGGTGAAAAGTGGGCGCTTAAGGATTTATCGTTAACCTTGTCCGCGGGCATGGTGGTCGGGTTATTAGGGCAAAATGGGGCGGGTAAATCGACCCTAATGCGCTGCGCTTTGGGTGTGCTCATGCCGGATTCAGGCAGTATTGTTACCTTAGGCGAAACGCCCGAAAACTTAACTTCAAAGGCAAAGGAGCGCTTAGGTTATGTGCCGCAGCAACCTTTTGGTTATGAAGGTTTTACCATTGAACGGGCTCTCGATTTACACCGCAGTTTTTATCCCAATTGGGACATGCAATTAGAGCAAGATTGGCTAGTACGGTTCGAGCTAGATGTGACTCAACAGGTGCAACGTTTATCTGTGGGGCAAAGGCAATCGCTAGCCTTGATTATGGCGATGGCCTATCGCCCTGAACTGTTGATCCTCGATGAGCCCGTCGCCAGTCTCGACCCGATTGTACGGCGTAAATTTATGGTCGATTTGTTCGATCTCGCCCTCGAATCGGGTTCCGCTGTACTGTTTTCATCCCATATCACTTCAGATATCGAGCGGGTTGCCAGTCATGTGGCGCTGATTAAACACGGCGAATTAGTGCTGTTTAAAGAAATCGATGCCCTACGGGAACAAGTGCGTTTACTCACTCTCGCGCCCGAAACGGTTTTGCCTGAGTCGGTCACTGTGTTGAGTCGTGTCGGTGATTCAGTGCTGGTGGATTTAGGCGAGCACAGCGCGCTAATTTCGGGCGTGTTAAAGAACGAAGCGCTTAATCTGGAACAGCTTTTTATGGAGCTACACAGATGA
- a CDS encoding ABC transporter ATP-binding protein, protein MIKVSHLSKRIGDVQALNDLSFVAQNGQITGLLGPNGAGKTTCLRTIFGLLKPDNGKAEIEGIDVAIDPIGAKQQLGLFPDPFGLYERLTPREYIRYFAELSGLSSKDAKEATSQVIAKLRLEDISDRRCKGFSQGQRMKTALAQAIVHSPSNIILDEPTRGLDVMSTRLLRDILIDLKNQGHCVLFSSHVMQEVAALCDQVIVMAQGRVVAIGSPTELCTQTGKDTLEEAFIQLIGTDEGIAA, encoded by the coding sequence ATGATCAAAGTATCCCATCTTTCCAAGCGCATCGGTGACGTACAGGCGCTCAATGACTTAAGCTTCGTCGCACAAAACGGCCAAATAACAGGATTGCTCGGCCCCAACGGCGCGGGTAAAACTACCTGTTTACGCACGATTTTTGGCTTGCTGAAACCCGATAACGGCAAAGCAGAAATCGAAGGGATAGATGTCGCCATCGACCCTATCGGCGCTAAGCAGCAACTCGGATTATTCCCCGACCCTTTTGGTCTGTACGAACGCTTAACGCCACGGGAATACATTCGTTATTTTGCCGAGCTAAGCGGCTTATCCTCTAAGGATGCCAAGGAGGCCACCAGCCAAGTGATTGCGAAATTACGTTTGGAAGACATTAGCGATCGCCGCTGCAAAGGCTTCTCCCAAGGACAAAGGATGAAAACCGCCCTCGCACAGGCCATTGTCCACAGCCCGAGCAATATTATCCTCGACGAACCAACCCGAGGGCTCGATGTGATGAGCACTCGCCTGCTGCGTGACATTCTTATCGACCTTAAGAATCAAGGACATTGCGTGCTGTTCTCTAGCCATGTGATGCAAGAAGTCGCCGCGCTGTGTGACCAAGTGATCGTTATGGCTCAGGGCAGAGTCGTCGCCATTGGTAGCCCCACCGAACTGTGCACCCAAACGGGTAAAGACACACTCGAAGAAGCCTTTATTCAACTGATCGGCACAGATGAAGGGATAGCGGCATGA
- a CDS encoding ABC transporter permease, with translation MNKIMAMVRKELIDAARDKRSVMAGLYYAIGTPLIMCGLFMVLIGQLTSPDDLKITITNPDKAPDLVRFLSNKGISSGEVKDSELKAIELIISPDYAAQMNQGKGAEITIVADNSDEKLQNSIRRLEKQLQSYSTEMGSLRLIARGIDPRVMQPLKVSVHDQATTDSKGGMILGIAIFTMIYSVFISGMNLAIDTSAGERERNSLALLLSHPLTTRQLVLSKIIAVSLFALLGLVLILLVSKVAYTFVPWQELGFSVNITTEFMALMLVVGIPVALMAACLQLFVSFMAKTFKEAQSYLTMVLFVPLALSMAASYNIAPDILQWLPVSGQQQALMDFIKGKDLPMLQLLVSTLGTLAIAVLLAFGMERSLKSEKVIFGL, from the coding sequence ATGAATAAAATAATGGCTATGGTTCGTAAAGAACTCATCGACGCCGCCCGAGATAAGCGCTCTGTGATGGCAGGGCTTTACTACGCCATCGGCACGCCGCTGATCATGTGCGGCCTATTTATGGTGTTAATTGGTCAGCTGACGAGTCCAGACGATCTAAAAATCACTATTACCAATCCCGATAAAGCACCGGATTTAGTGCGTTTTTTGTCGAATAAAGGCATTAGCAGCGGTGAAGTGAAGGACAGTGAGCTTAAAGCCATAGAGCTTATCATCAGCCCCGACTATGCCGCGCAGATGAATCAAGGCAAAGGCGCCGAGATCACGATTGTTGCCGATAATTCCGATGAAAAACTGCAAAACTCGATTCGTAGACTCGAGAAGCAACTGCAGTCCTACAGCACAGAAATGGGCAGCCTACGACTGATTGCCCGCGGTATCGATCCTCGCGTGATGCAGCCACTGAAGGTCAGTGTCCACGACCAAGCGACAACAGACTCTAAGGGCGGAATGATCTTAGGTATCGCGATTTTCACTATGATTTACTCGGTATTTATCTCGGGCATGAACCTCGCCATAGATACCAGCGCGGGTGAACGCGAACGTAACTCGCTAGCTCTGTTACTCAGTCATCCATTGACCACACGCCAATTAGTGCTGTCGAAAATCATCGCTGTGAGTCTGTTTGCTCTCTTAGGCTTAGTGCTGATTTTGCTGGTATCTAAAGTCGCCTACACCTTTGTACCTTGGCAGGAGTTAGGCTTTAGCGTCAACATCACCACAGAATTTATGGCGCTGATGTTAGTGGTCGGTATCCCTGTTGCGTTAATGGCCGCTTGCTTGCAATTGTTTGTGTCTTTCATGGCGAAAACCTTTAAGGAAGCCCAGTCCTACCTAACCATGGTGTTGTTTGTACCCTTAGCCTTATCGATGGCCGCCAGCTACAACATAGCGCCAGACATACTGCAGTGGCTGCCGGTCTCGGGTCAGCAACAGGCCTTAATGGACTTTATCAAAGGTAAAGACTTGCCCATGTTGCAGTTACTGGTTTCGACCTTAGGCACGCTCGCCATCGCAGTACTACTCGCCTTTGGCATGGAAAGGTCGCTCAAGAGTGAAAAAGTGATCTTCGGTTTGTAG
- a CDS encoding ABC transporter permease encodes MSAPELNITPTAKMKGARLMNPFNGMLRLWCFDVGSVSFLGTGLLGMILGCITALQGKSDSAELLFSMGIVSSSAAVAWQLIRLMASECAQLIPHYRRHIYIQSAVVLTSVFGISVLFCLALGSTSSLSTLVLALVMSFAFICLCLLSTQWFYASFLLFVLVPFISLITGYIPLWLSAIALVALGAFIIRICRALPWRAEARTVYLNGLEMGWFWLPNLQSMRILSRFERYLHPTNFFIGPMLTILLLLIPAVCLVLGVLSHQFHQNFPVLLLLAQFSVIMCSLVHWSRVQRSRSTETLLLMPGFDGRKGLIAAFCRGQQRLLNVVVGIMLACSLLLGWLSGDLNMQLVGHLVLSTYWACALTLGFGCMCRRVLHVTLTMTVVAGHSLWVSISLASLRDGGNLGDWIIWDMLLMILGSIVLIWGKKILWKGDVISG; translated from the coding sequence ATGAGTGCGCCAGAACTTAACATCACGCCGACAGCTAAAATGAAAGGCGCGCGGTTGATGAATCCATTTAATGGCATGCTGCGTCTTTGGTGTTTTGACGTCGGCAGTGTGAGCTTTTTAGGTACCGGCTTACTGGGAATGATCTTAGGTTGCATTACAGCGTTGCAGGGCAAAAGTGACAGTGCTGAACTGTTGTTTTCTATGGGAATCGTTTCAAGCTCGGCGGCGGTGGCATGGCAACTCATACGTTTGATGGCGAGCGAGTGCGCCCAGTTAATTCCCCATTATCGCCGCCATATTTATATCCAAAGCGCAGTGGTGTTAACCAGCGTATTTGGCATAAGCGTATTGTTCTGTTTAGCTTTAGGTTCAACGTCTAGCCTATCCACTTTAGTGTTAGCCTTGGTGATGAGTTTTGCCTTTATTTGCCTGTGTTTACTCAGCACTCAGTGGTTTTATGCTTCCTTCTTACTGTTTGTTTTAGTGCCGTTTATCTCCTTGATTACAGGTTATATTCCCCTATGGTTAAGCGCGATTGCACTGGTGGCGTTAGGTGCTTTCATTATCCGAATCTGCCGCGCTTTACCTTGGCGTGCTGAGGCGAGAACTGTGTACCTCAATGGCCTCGAAATGGGCTGGTTCTGGCTGCCCAATTTGCAATCGATGCGTATCTTAAGCCGTTTTGAGCGTTATCTGCATCCCACCAATTTTTTTATCGGCCCTATGCTGACGATTTTACTGCTGCTCATACCGGCAGTCTGCTTAGTGCTTGGGGTGTTATCGCATCAATTCCATCAGAATTTCCCCGTGTTACTGCTGTTGGCACAGTTCAGCGTGATTATGTGTTCGCTGGTGCATTGGAGCCGAGTGCAGCGTTCGCGCTCGACAGAAACCTTATTGCTGATGCCAGGATTTGATGGTCGAAAAGGACTCATAGCGGCTTTTTGCCGTGGCCAGCAACGACTGCTGAATGTGGTCGTTGGCATTATGCTGGCGTGTAGTCTGCTGCTGGGTTGGCTCAGTGGTGATTTGAATATGCAGTTAGTAGGTCATCTGGTGCTTAGCACTTACTGGGCCTGCGCTTTGACCTTAGGTTTTGGCTGCATGTGTCGCCGAGTGTTGCATGTCACGCTCACTATGACGGTTGTTGCGGGGCATTCCCTGTGGGTGTCCATCAGCCTTGCATCGTTACGCGATGGCGGCAATCTAGGCGATTGGATTATCTGGGATATGCTCTTAATGATACTTGGGAGCATAGTACTGATTTGGGGCAAGAAAATCCTCTGGAAGGGAGATGTCATTAGCGGCTAA
- a CDS encoding alpha/beta hydrolase, whose product MIDSMTHRKLSNTAQRPSPTRPRHGATNATVATLRTRILGSRMLSISALMLAMASTATWASDVKSQQTQAADIANNTDTCYVEGVSDRLNCGFVTVPENPNKPDGKQIQVHYVVLPAVKNVNHEEALLAIAGGPGQSAIDNAAGFDAMLSKVRQQRDILLIDQRGTGRSNLLTCDEGAQSPLSFDDDNADTKAETQKCLAKIDADVTQYGSLNAIKDFEAVRQHLGYKKLHIYGISYGTRMAQLYMRLYPAHLATVTLDGIVPMQQSVLEIGASIDRGFDLLFKDCRETTACHTQFPELKAEFDQVAASLAKAPVMENVYDPVTGEKTMLTMTRGKFYGSIRMALYQANVRALVPHAIHQAAKHNFQPILGLYSLTIDNAGMAMGMHASVVCGEDMHRITPAMREQAQHSFMGKTMLEGLEATCEVWKVPAVDKSFSEPISSDIPTLLLSGEIDPATPPSWGELAMEKLTNAKHFVAPYATHGVAYQSCANNLIADLVRSGSVKDLDGECLKKDVRRSFYLNASSVEPLDATSTKTTTTDDHASTGAKE is encoded by the coding sequence ATGATAGATAGCATGACACACAGGAAGTTAAGCAACACCGCTCAACGCCCTTCGCCAACTCGGCCACGGCATGGCGCTACTAATGCCACTGTTGCCACATTGCGTACGCGTATTTTAGGCTCGCGTATGTTAAGCATAAGCGCACTCATGCTGGCGATGGCAAGTACGGCGACGTGGGCGAGTGATGTAAAAAGCCAACAGACACAAGCGGCTGATATAGCGAATAACACCGACACTTGTTATGTGGAAGGCGTATCCGATCGCCTAAACTGCGGTTTTGTGACTGTTCCAGAAAATCCTAACAAACCCGATGGCAAACAGATCCAAGTGCATTACGTCGTATTGCCCGCGGTGAAAAACGTCAACCATGAAGAAGCCTTACTCGCCATTGCTGGCGGTCCAGGACAATCGGCCATAGACAATGCCGCGGGTTTCGATGCCATGCTGAGCAAAGTCCGCCAACAGCGGGATATCTTGCTGATCGACCAAAGGGGCACAGGCCGCTCGAATCTGCTGACCTGCGATGAAGGCGCGCAATCTCCACTGTCATTCGATGATGACAATGCCGACACCAAAGCCGAAACCCAAAAATGCTTAGCCAAAATCGATGCCGACGTCACCCAATACGGTAGCCTCAACGCGATTAAAGACTTCGAAGCCGTACGTCAGCATTTAGGCTACAAAAAACTGCATATTTACGGCATCTCCTACGGCACGCGTATGGCGCAGCTTTACATGCGTTTATACCCGGCACACTTAGCCACAGTGACCTTAGACGGCATAGTGCCGATGCAACAAAGCGTATTAGAAATCGGCGCATCGATTGATCGAGGCTTTGATTTACTCTTTAAAGATTGCCGAGAAACCACCGCTTGTCATACGCAGTTCCCTGAGCTGAAAGCCGAATTCGACCAAGTTGCGGCCTCACTCGCCAAAGCGCCTGTGATGGAAAACGTCTACGACCCTGTCACGGGTGAAAAGACCATGTTGACCATGACGCGCGGTAAGTTCTACGGCTCCATCCGCATGGCGCTGTATCAAGCCAATGTGCGCGCCTTAGTGCCCCATGCGATTCATCAAGCCGCGAAACACAACTTCCAACCCATACTCGGTTTGTATTCCCTCACTATCGACAATGCTGGCATGGCGATGGGTATGCACGCATCCGTGGTCTGTGGCGAAGATATGCACCGTATTACGCCCGCCATGCGCGAACAGGCTCAGCACTCCTTTATGGGCAAAACTATGCTCGAAGGCTTAGAAGCCACGTGTGAAGTATGGAAAGTCCCCGCGGTCGATAAAAGCTTTAGCGAGCCCATCAGCAGCGACATTCCGACCTTGTTGTTATCCGGCGAAATCGACCCTGCCACACCGCCGAGTTGGGGCGAGTTAGCGATGGAAAAACTCACCAATGCCAAGCACTTTGTCGCCCCCTATGCGACCCACGGCGTGGCCTATCAATCCTGTGCCAATAACCTTATCGCCGATCTCGTTCGCTCGGGTTCCGTTAAAGATCTCGACGGCGAATGTTTAAAGAAAGATGTGCGCCGCAGCTTTTATTTAAATGCCAGCTCGGTAGAACCGCTTGATGCGACCAGCACAAAAACCACGACAACGGATGACCACGCCAGTACAGGGGCCAAGGAGTAA